Proteins from a single region of Chlamydia buteonis:
- the aroB gene encoding 3-dehydroquinate synthase produces the protein MIKNFISNPHNIKLIGDFFNKKLFSSISTDYPIVIITDFQVAKEILPPILDFINSLDYKVIPLSFPPGEKNKTWEIFISLQNQLVDQDIPLGSTIIGIGGGVVLDMAGFLASTYCRGIPLFLVPTTMTAMIDACIGGKNGINLRGLKNRLGTFYPPKDVWICPEFLSTLPKKEWFYGISEAIKHGCIADAYIWEFLHNYSEMLFSSREILSEFIKRNCLIKAAIVSKDPYDKHLRKILNFGHTIAHAIETLSQGYLPHGLAVSVGMMIETKISLESGIMKNLSLPEQLHHLFKRFHLPTTLEELRDLIPQHLHNEFYNPENIIHALGYDKKNLSKKAIRMVMIEHLGRAASCNGVYCTVPKMDILYEILKSECYAVCNN, from the coding sequence TACAGATTATCCAATTGTTATCATTACCGATTTTCAAGTTGCAAAAGAAATTCTTCCTCCTATTTTAGATTTTATAAATTCTTTAGACTATAAGGTAATTCCTTTGTCCTTTCCTCCCGGAGAGAAAAATAAAACATGGGAAATTTTCATTTCTCTGCAAAATCAACTTGTAGATCAAGATATTCCTTTAGGTTCTACCATTATAGGTATTGGGGGTGGTGTAGTTTTGGATATGGCAGGATTTCTCGCCTCTACATATTGCAGGGGCATTCCGCTATTCTTAGTCCCCACAACAATGACGGCAATGATAGATGCTTGTATAGGAGGAAAAAATGGTATTAATCTACGTGGATTAAAAAATCGCTTGGGTACTTTCTATCCCCCGAAAGATGTCTGGATATGCCCTGAGTTCTTATCAACATTACCTAAGAAAGAGTGGTTCTACGGAATTTCCGAAGCCATAAAACACGGATGTATCGCTGATGCCTATATCTGGGAGTTTCTGCATAACTACAGTGAGATGCTATTTTCTTCTCGGGAAATTCTTAGTGAATTTATCAAAAGAAACTGCCTCATTAAAGCTGCCATTGTTTCTAAAGACCCTTATGATAAACATCTAAGAAAAATACTCAATTTCGGTCATACAATTGCACACGCTATAGAAACATTATCCCAAGGCTATCTCCCCCACGGATTGGCGGTAAGCGTAGGCATGATGATAGAAACAAAAATTTCCCTAGAATCAGGAATTATGAAAAATCTTTCTCTGCCAGAGCAATTACACCATCTATTTAAACGCTTCCATTTGCCTACAACTCTTGAAGAACTACGCGATCTTATTCCTCAACATCTTCATAATGAATTTTACAATCCTGAAAATATCATCCATGCTCTTGGCTATGACAAAAAAAATCTCTCCAAAAAAGCTATCAGGATGGTTATGATAGAACATTTGGGCAGAGCAGCTTCATGTAATGGCGTCTATTGTACAGTACCAAAAATGGATATCCTTTATGAAATTCTAAAAAGTGAATGCTATGCTGTGTGCAACAATTAG